Proteins encoded together in one Triticum dicoccoides isolate Atlit2015 ecotype Zavitan chromosome 7B, WEW_v2.0, whole genome shotgun sequence window:
- the LOC119341232 gene encoding chaperone protein dnaJ 11, chloroplastic-like translates to MATFATSSPAVMVSARPGRVARARRCVVARASATMAAPATVAAGRTHYEVLGLGAGAGRGEIKAAYRRLAREVHPDAVGGGGDEEFIRLHEAYATLTDPEERARYDRDVTCRGAGMMMRRAAAAGPAFRRRTWETDQCW, encoded by the coding sequence ATGGCTACGTTCGCGACGTCGTCGCCGGCGGTGATGGTGTCGGCCCGCCCTGGGCGGGTGGCAAGGGCTCGGCGGTGCGTGGTGGCGCGAGCGTCCGCAACGATGGCGGCACCGGCGACGGTGGCCGCAGGGAGGACGCACTACGAGGTGCTCGGGCTAGGCGCCGGGGCCGGCAGGGGCGAGATCAAGGCCGCGTACCGACGCCTTGCCAGGGAAGTGCACCCTGACGCCGTCGGAGGTGGCGGCGACGAGGAGTTCATCCGGCTGCACGAGGCCTACGCCACGCTCACCGATCCTGAGGAGCGCGCTCGCTACGACCGAGATGTGACCTGCCGCGGCGCGGGGATGATGATGCGGCGGGCGGCTGCGGCCGGGCCGGCGTTCCGGAGGAGGACATGGGAGACCGACCAGTGCTGGTAG
- the LOC119341528 gene encoding chaperone protein dnaJ 11, chloroplastic-like, with the protein MAAAFASTAAVLRSARPGRVPIARRCVVARAFATMAAPAGLAAGRTHYDVLGVSAGASRGEIKAAYRRLARVVHPDTGGGGGDDGFIRLHAAYATLADPDERARYDRDVTSRAAGMMMRRASATTGPAFRRRTWETDQCW; encoded by the coding sequence ATGGCTGCTGCGTTTGCGTCGACGGCGGCGGTGTTGAGGTCTGCTCGCCCGGGACGGGTGCCCATCGCTCGGCGGTGCGTGGTGGCGCGGGCGTTCGCGACGATGGCGGCACCGGCGGGGCTGGCGGCGGGAAGGACGCACTACGATGTGCTCGGCGTAAGCGCGGGGGCGAGCAGGGGCGAGATCAAGGCCGCTTACCGGCGCCTGGCGAGGGTGGTGCACCCGgacaccggcggcggcggcggagacgacGGGTTCATCCGGCTGCACGCAGCCTACGCCACGCTCGCCGACCCCGATGAGCGCGCGCGGTACGACCGGGACGTGACCAGCCGCGCCGCGGGGATGATGATGCGGCGGGCGTCGGCGACGACCGGGCCGGCGTTCCGGCGGCGGACGTGGGAGACGGACCAGTGCTGGTAG